From the genome of Gorilla gorilla gorilla isolate KB3781 chromosome 4, NHGRI_mGorGor1-v2.1_pri, whole genome shotgun sequence, one region includes:
- the LOC109026880 gene encoding uncharacterized protein → MREPLTRPCKAASLSEQEQVRGECGMMTAQGILGPRGKSKLPVLPDLRLICGYTCSCRETPGVMSTPVPHSAGPQVTRFHSPSPPHISELSQTLHAPFQGSWPRPCHALSGPRAVVPNQLHPGTPCPAHVPHSCTMPAGTCPLFTGAPAAAEAGLNPGPALRAPTSCSSSTWPKPFMTVCLLPTSSMLTSPGTGGCIRARILEPA, encoded by the coding sequence ATGAGGGAGCCACTGACACGCCCCTGTAAGGCAGCCTCCCTGAGCGAGCAGGAGCAGGTCAGGGGTGAGTGTGGAATGATGACAGCCCAGGGCATCCTAGGCCCCCGGGGAAAGAGCAAGCTCCCTGTGCTTCCTGACCTCCGCCTCATTTGCGGATACACGTGCTCATGTCGGGAGACACCTGGAGTCATGTCAACTCCTGTCCCCCATTCTGCAGGTCCACAAGTCACCAGGTTCCATTCCCCTTCCCCTCCACATATCTCAGAGCTGTCACAGACTCTCCATGCCCCATTTCAGGGGTCTTGGCCCAGGCCTTGTCATGCCTTATCTGGACcaagagcagtggtccccaaccagCTCCACCCAGGTACCCCCTGCCCTGCCCATGTCCCCCACAGTTGCACCATGCCTGCTGGCACCTGCCCTCTCTTCACTGGTgcaccagcagctgcagaggcagGGCTGAACCCTGGGCCCGCTCTCAGGGCCCCCACCTCCTGCTCATCCTCCACATGGCCCAAGCCCTTCATGACTGTTTGCCTCTTGCCCACATCTTCCATGTTGACGTCGCCTGGGACTGGAGGATGCATCAGAGCACGGATCCTTGAGCCAGCTTAA